A window of the Alnus glutinosa chromosome 4, dhAlnGlut1.1, whole genome shotgun sequence genome harbors these coding sequences:
- the LOC133866493 gene encoding heat stress transcription factor B-4, producing the protein MALMLENCEGILLSLDSHKSVPAPFLTKTYQLVDDPATDHIVSWGEDDATFIVWRPPEFARDLLPNYFKHNNFSSFVRQLNTYGFRKIVPDRWEFANEFFKKGEKHLLCEIHRRKTAQPQVGINQHQHHHHHPHSALGVNGASFFPFPSRTSISPSDSDEQANWSDSPPLSSPRGATGVYNSSVTALSEDNERLRRSNSLLISELAHMRKLYNDIIYFVQNHVKPVAPSNSYPSSLLLCNAPATATPLTTTSSLVQKPLNQILGYYPTSSNPKQAPPNHVTSRSGSMTVLEEPNSMNSCKTKLFGVPLQYSKKRLHPEYGANIPMNTETSKARFVLEKDDLGLNLMPPSAC; encoded by the exons ATGGCGCTTATGCTGGAGAATTGCGAGGGCATCTTACTCTCTCTAGACTCGCACAAATCAGTCCCCGCTCCATTCCTCACGAAAACTTACCAACTGGTAGACGATCCCGCGACCGACCACATAGTTTCATGGGGTGAAGACGACGCCACCTTCATCGTTTGGCGGCCACCTGAGTTCGCTCGCGACCTACTCCCCAACTACTTTAAGCACAATAACTTCTCCAGCTTCGTCCGCCAGCTCAACACCTAT GGTTTTCGAAAGATTGTACCGGACAGATGGGAGTTCGCCAACGAGTTCTTCAAGAAGGGAGAGAAGCACTTGCTGTGTGAGATCCACAGAAGGAAAACTGCTCAGCCCCAAGTAGGCATCAACCAACACCAACATCATCATCACCACCCGCATTCCGCACTAGGCGTCAACGGCGCGAGTTTCTTCCCCTTTCCCAGCCGAACGAGCATCTCCCCCTCCGATTCCGACGAGCAAGCCAATTGGTCCGACTCTCCCCCGCTCTCTTCCCCAAGAGGAGCCACCGGAGTCTACAACAGCTCCGTGACGGCGCTTTCGGAGGACAACGAAAGACTCAGGCGAAGCAACTCGCTGCTAATCTCTGAGCTGGCGCACATGAGGAAGCTTTACAACGACATCATATATTTTGTGCAAAACCATGTGAAGCCTGTCGCTCCAAGCAATTCTTACCCTTCTTCTTTACTTCTCTGCAACGCACCCGCAACCGCTACTCCTCTTACTACAACAAGCTCATTGGTGCAAAAGCCTTTGAACCAGATTCTTGGGTACTATCCGACGTCGTCCAACCCTAAGCAAGCCCCTCCCAACCATGTTACATCAAGGAGCGGCTCTATGACAGTTCTTGAAGAACCCAACAGCATGAATAGCTGCAAGACGAAGCTTTTCGGTGTGCCTCTTCAATATTCAAAGAAAAGATTGCACCCAGAGTACGGTGCTAATATTCCAATGAACACCGAGACTAGCAAGGCTCGTTTCGTCTTGGAAAAGGATGATTTAGGCTTAAATCTCATGCCTCCTTCCGCGTGTTAG
- the LOC133866623 gene encoding probable BOI-related E3 ubiquitin-protein ligase 3 isoform X2 — protein sequence MALPQHQFQQHYQPQPQPQPQPQQHQQQQSKSFRNLYTIDGQISQPIAYYNPNNPQDQSQHPPYTPSWFAPGPVAANDGNDCGADLQLDYGVEPKKKRLKEQDFLENNSQISSVDFLQSRSVSTGLGLSLDNTRMASTGDSALLSLIGDDIDCELQQQEVEIQRFLKVQGDRLRQNILEKVQSTQLQTISFVEEKVLQKLREKEAEVEIINRKNVELEERMEQLTVEAGAWQQRARHNENMITALKFNLQQVYVQSRDSKEGCGDSEVDDTASCCNGRSIDFHLLCKENDDVKEIMSCKACRVNEVCMLLLPCRHLCLCKDCESKLTFCPLCHSSKLLGVEVYM from the exons ATGGCTCTTCCTCAACATCAGTTCCAACAGCACTACCAACcacaaccccaaccccaaccccaaccccaacaacatcaacaacaacaatccAAATCCTTCAG aaATTTGTACACAATCGACGGTCAGATATCACAGCCGATCGCCTATTACAACCCCAATAATCCACAGGATCAGTCTCAGCATCCTCCTTATACTCCTTCAT GGTTTGCTCCTGGTCCTGTCGCTGCAAACGACGGTAACGACTGTGGGGCTGATTTGCAATTGGACTACGGAGTGGAACCCAAGAAGAAAAGACTGAAGGAGCAAGATTTTTTGGAGAACAATTCTCAGATATCCTCTGTTGATTTCTTGCAATCGCGGTCGGTGTCAACGGGTTTAGGTTTGTCCCTTGACAATACCCGCATGGCTTCCACGGGAGACTCGGCCTTGCTGTCGCTCATCGGCGATGACATCGATTGCGAGCTGCAGCAGCAGGAAGTGGAGATTCAAAGGTTCCTCAAAGTTCAG GGTGATCGGTTGCGGCAAAATATTTTAGAGAAGGTCCAGTCCACCCAACTTCAAACTATTTCATTTGTTGAAGAAAAGGTCCTTCAGAAACTCCGCGAGAAAGAGGCGGAGGTGGAGATCATTAACAGGAAGAATGTGGAGCTTGAAGAGCGAATGGAACAGTTGACTGTTGAAGCGGGTGCTTGGCAACAGCGAGCCAGACACAATGAAAACATGATCACAGCTCTCAAGTTCAATCTCCAGCAAGTGTATGTGCAAAGCAGAGACAGTAAAGAGGGATGTGGCGACAGTGAAGTAGATGATACAGCTTCTTGCTGCAATGGCCGTTCCATTGATTTTCACCTGCTTTGCAAGGAGAACGATGACGTGAAAGAGATCATGTCTTGCAAGGCTTGCAGAGTGAATGAAGTGTGCATGCTTTTGTTGCCCTGTAGGCATCTCTGCCTCTGTAAAGATTGTGAAAGTAAGCTCACTTTTTGTCCACTGTGTCATTCCTCTAAGCTCCTAGGCGTCGAGGTCTATATGTAA
- the LOC133866623 gene encoding probable BOI-related E3 ubiquitin-protein ligase 3 isoform X1, which produces MALPQHQFQQHYQPQPQPQPQPQQHQQQQSKSFRNLYTIDGQISQPIAYYNPNNPQDQSQHPPYTPSFHIVGFAPGPVAANDGNDCGADLQLDYGVEPKKKRLKEQDFLENNSQISSVDFLQSRSVSTGLGLSLDNTRMASTGDSALLSLIGDDIDCELQQQEVEIQRFLKVQGDRLRQNILEKVQSTQLQTISFVEEKVLQKLREKEAEVEIINRKNVELEERMEQLTVEAGAWQQRARHNENMITALKFNLQQVYVQSRDSKEGCGDSEVDDTASCCNGRSIDFHLLCKENDDVKEIMSCKACRVNEVCMLLLPCRHLCLCKDCESKLTFCPLCHSSKLLGVEVYM; this is translated from the exons ATGGCTCTTCCTCAACATCAGTTCCAACAGCACTACCAACcacaaccccaaccccaaccccaaccccaacaacatcaacaacaacaatccAAATCCTTCAG aaATTTGTACACAATCGACGGTCAGATATCACAGCCGATCGCCTATTACAACCCCAATAATCCACAGGATCAGTCTCAGCATCCTCCTTATACTCCTTCAT TTCATATCGTAGGGTTTGCTCCTGGTCCTGTCGCTGCAAACGACGGTAACGACTGTGGGGCTGATTTGCAATTGGACTACGGAGTGGAACCCAAGAAGAAAAGACTGAAGGAGCAAGATTTTTTGGAGAACAATTCTCAGATATCCTCTGTTGATTTCTTGCAATCGCGGTCGGTGTCAACGGGTTTAGGTTTGTCCCTTGACAATACCCGCATGGCTTCCACGGGAGACTCGGCCTTGCTGTCGCTCATCGGCGATGACATCGATTGCGAGCTGCAGCAGCAGGAAGTGGAGATTCAAAGGTTCCTCAAAGTTCAG GGTGATCGGTTGCGGCAAAATATTTTAGAGAAGGTCCAGTCCACCCAACTTCAAACTATTTCATTTGTTGAAGAAAAGGTCCTTCAGAAACTCCGCGAGAAAGAGGCGGAGGTGGAGATCATTAACAGGAAGAATGTGGAGCTTGAAGAGCGAATGGAACAGTTGACTGTTGAAGCGGGTGCTTGGCAACAGCGAGCCAGACACAATGAAAACATGATCACAGCTCTCAAGTTCAATCTCCAGCAAGTGTATGTGCAAAGCAGAGACAGTAAAGAGGGATGTGGCGACAGTGAAGTAGATGATACAGCTTCTTGCTGCAATGGCCGTTCCATTGATTTTCACCTGCTTTGCAAGGAGAACGATGACGTGAAAGAGATCATGTCTTGCAAGGCTTGCAGAGTGAATGAAGTGTGCATGCTTTTGTTGCCCTGTAGGCATCTCTGCCTCTGTAAAGATTGTGAAAGTAAGCTCACTTTTTGTCCACTGTGTCATTCCTCTAAGCTCCTAGGCGTCGAGGTCTATATGTAA
- the LOC133866712 gene encoding uncharacterized protein LOC133866712 gives MHAKTDSEVTSLAPSSPTRSPRRQVYYVQSPSRDSHDGEKTTTSFHSTPVLSPMGSPPHSHSSVGRHSRESSTSRFSGSLKPGSRKISPNDGSRDGQRKGQKPWKECDVIEEEGLLEDEDRRKGIPRRCYVLAFVLGFFALFSIFSLILWGASRPMKPQITMKSITFEQFKIQAGSDSTGVATDMISVNSSVKFTYRNTGTFFGVHVTSTPLDLSYSRLTVASGAVKKFHQKRKSQTTVTVAVIGDQIPLYGASLSSSAGTATPPVPLKLNFVIRSRANVLGNLVKPKFYKEIDCSVTYEPKKLNVAISLKNCTYD, from the exons ATGCACGCAAAGACGGACTCAGAGGTGACGAGCCTCGCACCGTCGTCGCCTACTAGATCTCCTCGACGGCAAGTCTACTACGTGCAGAGCCCGTCCCGGGACTCCCACGATGGGGAGAAGACGACGACGTCGTTCCACTCCACTCCGGTGCTTAGCCCCATGGGCTCCCCACCTCATTCCCACTCCTCCGTGGGTCGCCACTCCCGCGAGTCCTCCACCAGTAGGTTCTCTGGGTCTCTCAAGCCCGGATCCCGCAAGATCTCGCCCAACGACGGCTCGCGCGACGGCCAAAGGAAGGGTCAGAAGCCCTGGAAGGAGTGCGATGTGATTGAAGAAGAGGGGCTTCTTGAAGATGAAGATCGTCGGAAGGGTATCCCTCGGCGGTGCTATGTTCTCGCTTTTGTTCTTGGCTTTTTTGCTCTCTTCTCAATCTTTTCCTTGATTTTATGGGGTGCCAGTAGGCCTATGAAACCCCAGATCACAATGAAG AGTATAACATTTGAGCAGTTCAAGATTCAAGCGGGTTCAGATTCTACAGGGGTGGCCACTGATATGATTTCCGTCAATTCCTCAGTGAAATTTACCTATCGTAACACTGGCACATTCTTCGGGGTCCATGTTACATCAACACCTCTAGATCTATCTTATTCCCGACTCACCGTAGCCTCTGGAGCG GTGAagaaatttcatcaaaaaaggaaGAGCCAAACAACAGTTACTGTGGCAGTGATAGGTGATCAAATTCCCCTGTATGGAGCCAGTTTGAGCAGTTCAGCGGGGACGGCGACTCCGCCGGTGCCTCTGAAATTGAACTTCGTGATTCGATCTCGAGCCAACGTTCTGGGGAACTTGGTCAAGCCCAAGTTCTACAAGGAGATTGATTGTTCTGTCACCTATGAACCGAAAAAGCTCAACGTAGCAATCTCTCTCAAGAATTGCACGTATGATTGA